The proteins below come from a single Acidobacteriota bacterium genomic window:
- a CDS encoding peptidylprolyl isomerase has product MATVTLHTNHGDIALKLYADKAPKACENFSTHARNGFYNGVIFHRVIQNFMIQGGDPTGTGRGGKSIWG; this is encoded by the coding sequence ATGGCCACCGTCACGCTCCACACAAACCACGGAGACATCGCCCTGAAACTCTACGCGGACAAGGCCCCCAAGGCCTGCGAGAACTTCTCCACCCACGCCCGGAACGGCTTCTACAACGGCGTGATCTTCCACCGCGTCATCCAGAACTTCATGATCCAGGGAGGGGACCCCACCGGCACCGGACGCGGCGGGAAGTCCATCTGGGG
- a CDS encoding DNA-3-methyladenine glycosylase 2 family protein, with translation MDPQDRRALARLRKDPAMRALVARVGPPRFHEYSREDLLANLLEAIVSQQLSGKVARVIYDRLKALGGRGFPNPRRLLQHTDEELKAVGLSRAKTASIRDLADAVLTGRLDLDALEDLPDGEVEAALVRVKGIGPWTAHMVLIFALRRPDVWPAADLGVRKALQRVLHLPALPSPSEAEPLGDRWRPFRSYACWYLWQMMDGG, from the coding sequence ATGGACCCACAGGACCGGCGGGCCCTGGCGCGGCTCCGCAAGGACCCGGCGATGCGGGCCCTCGTCGCGCGGGTGGGGCCGCCGCGCTTTCACGAGTATTCGAGGGAGGATCTCCTGGCCAACCTCCTGGAGGCCATCGTGAGCCAGCAGCTCTCGGGCAAGGTGGCCAGGGTGATCTACGACCGGCTCAAGGCGTTGGGGGGGAGAGGGTTCCCCAACCCCCGGAGGCTGCTCCAGCACACGGACGAAGAACTGAAGGCCGTGGGCCTGTCCCGAGCCAAGACGGCGAGCATCCGGGACCTGGCCGACGCCGTCCTCACGGGCCGGCTCGATCTGGACGCCCTGGAGGACCTGCCCGACGGGGAGGTGGAGGCGGCGCTGGTGAGGGTCAAAGGCATCGGGCCGTGGACGGCCCACATGGTCCTGATCTTCGCCCTGCGGCGCCCGGACGTCTGGCCCGCCGCCGACCTGGGCGTCCGCAAGGCCCTCCAGCGCGTTCTTCATCTCCCCGCCCTCCCTTCTCCCTCCGAGGCCGAGCCCCTGGGGGACCGCTGGAGGCCCTTTCGCTCCTACGCCTGCTGGT